In the genome of Lathyrus oleraceus cultivar Zhongwan6 chromosome 4, CAAS_Psat_ZW6_1.0, whole genome shotgun sequence, the window tgagtgtgccgagaaccagaaggtcaggttcggtacgcatatgctgtcagaggaagcagatgattggtgggttgctacccgcactgagttggaatctgctgggaatgctgagatcacttgggcagtgttcagagagagattcctgaggaagtattttccagaggatgtcagaggaaagaaagagatagagttcttagaattgaagcagggtaatcggtctgttactgagtatgctgctaagttcacagagctgtcaaagtattacactccctataacgaggctactggggaattttcaaaatgtgtgaagtttgagaacgggctacgtcccgagatcaagcaggctattgggtatcagcggattagagtgttttctgacctggtggactgttgcaggatttttgaacaggataccaagggcagggcggaaagctatcagcaaagggttgataggaaaggcaagaatcagaatgatcgtgggaaaccgtatgcagttggcaaaggtttccagagacagagtgggatgaagaggcctagtgggggagactccagtgcccctgctaagtgtttcagatgtggtcaggctggacatcgtatccatgagtgtaccagtaatgagaagaagtgtttcaagtgtggaaaaggtggtcacttggctgcagattgccggttgaagactgtgacttgtttcaactgtggagaggtgggtcatatcagtccacagtgtcctaagacgaagagagagaaccagtcgggaggcaaggtctttgctttatcgggttcagagacttctgcagatgatcgtttgatccgaggtacgtgttatattaatggctttcctcttgtagctattattgacacaggtgcgactcattcctttatatcttgggattgtgctgtgaaacttaaattagagatatctgagatgcatgggagtatggtgattgatactcctgcgaagggttcagtgactactacttcagtttgtttaaattgtcctttgagtatttttggtagagactttggaatggaccttgtgtgtcttccactagtgcaaattgatgttatcctaggtatgaactggttggtgtttaaccgagtttatatcaactgttttgataagactgtgatctttcctgagagtgaggaaggaaagagttggtttctatcagcaaggcaggtgaatgaggcagtagcagatggggcagagttgtttatgctgttagcgactttggaggctaaagataaactggcgatttgtgatctagccgtggtgtgtgattttcctgatgtgtttcctgaagaagtgaatgaattaccgccagagcgtggagttgagttctcgattgatttggtacctggtactaggccgatatcgatggctccgtaccgtatgtctgctgttgagttaactgaattgaagagtcagttggaagatctgttggataagaaatttattcgtccgagtgtgtcaccgtggggtgcaccagtgttattagttaaaaagaaagaaggtactatgaggttgtgtgtggactacaggcaactgaataaagtgacgatcaagaatcggtatcctttgccgagaattgatgatttgatggatcagttagttggtgcgagtgtgttcagcaaaatagatttgagatccgggtatcatcagatacgtgtgaaaactgaggatattcagaagactgctttcagaacaaggtatggacattatgagtattctgtaatgccttttggtgtgactaatgcgcctggagtgtttatggagtatatgaataggattttccatccgtatctagacaagtttgttgtggtgtttattgatgatattttggtgtattcgaaatctgaagaagagcatgctgaacatttgagagtggttttaggagttctacgcgaaaggaagttatttgctaaactgtcgaagtgtgaattttggttagaagaggttagttttcttggtcatgtgatttcaagaggtggtgttgctgttgatccttctaagatagaagcggtatctaagtgggaagctccgaagtcagtttctgagataaggagttttcttggacttgcaggttattataggaagttcattgagggattttctaagttggcgttaccgttgacgatgttgactagaaaggggcaagcgtttgtttgggactcaaaatgtgaagaaggtttccaagagttaaagagaaggttgactactgctcctattctgatattaccgagtccatcggaaccatttgaggttttctgtgatgcttcattgttgggtttgggtggtgttttgatgcagaataagcaagttatagcttatgcttcgagacagctgagggttcatgagaggaactatccgacacacgatttagagttggcagcagtggtatttgttctgaagttatggaggcattacttatatgggtcaagatttgaggttttcagtgaccataaaagtttaaagtatttgtttgatcagaaagagctgaatatgagacagaggagatggttagaatttctgaaggattatgactttggtttgaattaccatccgggtaaagcaaacgtagtggctgatgcattgagtcggaaatcattgcatatgtctatgttaatggttaaggaattggatttaattgagcagtttagagacttgagtttggtgtgtgagagtactcacaatagtgttaaattgggaatgttgaagttaacgagtagtattctggatgagatcagagagggtcagaaatccgatgtgcttttggttgataagttgactctagtgaatcaaggtcaaggtggtgaattcagagttgatgagaatggtgttttgaaatttggtaatcgggtgtgtattccggatgttaccgaacttaagaagagtattcttgaggagggacatcgtagtggcttgagtattcatcctggagctacgaagatgtatcatgatttgaaaaagttattttggtggccgggaatgaaaagagaaattgcgagttttgtttattcttgtttgacttgtcagaagtcaaagattgagcatcagaagccgtctgggctaatgcaaccgttggctattccagagtggaagtgggatagtatcagtatggattttgtttctggtttaccgaggacaagtaagaattttgaagctatttgggtgattgtggacagattgacaaaatcggctcatttcattccgatcagaatggattatccgttagagagattagctgagttgtatattgagaaaattgtaagtctgcatggtattccgtcgagtattgtttcggacagagatcctagatttacatagaagttttgggaaggtttgcagaaggctttgggaactaagctgagattgagttctgcatatcatccgcagactgatggtcagactgagaggacgattcagtcactaaaggatcttttgagggcttgtgttttggaaaagggaggtgcgtgggattgttatttacctttgattgagtttacctacaacaatagttttcattagagcattggtatggcaccgtttgaagctttgtatggtaggagatgtcggacacctttatgttggtatgagtccggtgagagtgttgtggttgaaccggagattgttcaacaaactacggaaaagattaagacgattcaggagaagatgaggattgctcagagtcgtcagaagagttatcatgataagaggaggaagtcacttgagtttcaagagggagaccatgtgtttcttcgtgttactccgataactggggttggtcgagctttgaagtcgaagaagttgacacctcgatttattggtccttatcagattttagagaggatatgggaggtagcctatcgtatcgctttaccgccgtcacttgcgaatttgcatgaggtttttcatgtgtctcagttgaggaggtacattcatgatccgtcgcatgtggtccaagtagatgatgtacaggtgagagataacctgactgttgaaacatcacctatgaggatcgaggatcgagagttgaagcagttgcggggtaaagagattgttttagtaaaggtagcttggggaggaccagcaggtggcaatgtgacttgggaacttgagagtcagatgaaggagtcttatccagagttattcgcttgaggtatgttttcgaggacgaaaactcttttagtgggggagagttgtaacaccccgatgaaataaggataattatttaatttaaattaatataatatttattaatttaattaattaattggaattattattattggattattttattattattattattggaataaaagttggaatttagaaaaggtcccatttggtaaaaggtttattttttttcacgtgaaaagggaaaagggacagaaagtggaaaagggcaaagagagccagagaacaagggttgaagagaggaagagcttgaagcttaaagattcgccggattaactcaggtaaggggggtttatcgtcgattaatgggtattgtgggataacatgtagtgggtagtgatagaccattgatttgactctaattggaatgatgcatgatgaaattgtgaacttttgggtgaacgaaattggattatgattgaaaagaattcgtaggaattagatgtaaaaatgttagaattggtgaaattgaatagggtatgattcgtgttagatgatatgaacgattactgtgtaaaattggattgtaagaggttggaattgggagatctcgtagcagagaaaaccatagcagatctggaaatctggtttctggtcatacgcgtatggcactaggcagtacgcgtatgagatggtctggtacgcgtatggcactaggcaatacgcgtatggatgaggaagatgatgttttgaacgtagtttggtctctgttggtacgcgtatggggaagtgatacgcgtagcatacgcgtatgagatggtgttacgcgtatgggatttggctgagaaatgggccatacgcgtatgggactaggcaatacgcgtatgggcaggattgtgatttttctgtgctgttgttgtgcagtttttggttgttcagctgagtaatgtgatttagctgatgtacgatatattagggatcatttcccgttgttttgagtagtataggtattagtagagtgtgctaatactgtggttgttctttggcatgatctgatatgcttatgtgataaaatactgatgatgtgtgatggtatgcatgatcttgtgaatgtatcagttatgtgtgcattgtgaatagactgttttatggcttagagtgtgagcatatgtctattcttgaattgtggttgatgatttagcattgctaggtgattagcatgcatattgtggcctttatggtggtagctaattcccatggtgaggaattagtgagttagtcattttggactgttgttgatgtttgcatgctaggtgaattagcgtgcatagcatggcccttggggtggtagctaattcccatggtgaggaattagtgagtgagtcactaggtctcaaatgagtgggactagtgggcttggtagccgtgcctggatttggacggtgaggtgaactatatgttcacaaatagtcggtaccgcatgcatggagtctcattgcataatatgtgtatggcgtataatacgaatggatgtattccaatattatacgtgtgtttgtgttgatattgagtatgagcatgaattgtattggtattgagtatgatatttgaattgatgtgccgttaccgaatgtgtgatgtgattaaggtgattaatgtgttaaattacttaacatgacatgatattttataatgctcattatattgattgaggaactcacccttacaactatttttcaggtaacgagcagtgattgagtagaagctagtccttggagtctagtatagttccttagtgggtcatgctctggtagatgtaacatcgggatgggatgttttactatgttttcatttggttgttgaacgactttacatgtaatgtgttacatggtttgaatgttgttgttaatttctatccgctgcgtattatgcaaatgttttattttgattaaataaatgagcatgacaggacattttggaaaatggtgtgaaatgattgtgtgacacccttaattgcataattactctgattgatatattgctattttaattaaatattctggggtattttagaagggtgttacacttaGTCACCAAAAAGATGTGGGGAGCTATTCAAAAATGGGCCAGTTGGAAGGAGGGAGGCCAAGATAGATGCTTGTGAAGTTTCATTTTCCAGAGTCAAGATTGGAAGAAATTGGATGACAGAGATATTGTTGGGCTTATTTGGTTATATACAACTTGTAATTTATGGCTTTATAGGGATGCTATCATGTTTAAGGGTGAAGTTTTCAATTTTGAAGATCTACTCTAGTTTTCAAAATTCGTATGAGGTGTAATTCTTTTGATTGGTTTAACTCCCCTTTAAATTGTATTAGGAGGTTATTTGTTGAGTTCACGCTTCTTGATTGTACATGAATGATTCTTTTACTTATAGAAAAAACTGTAAACTCTTTTTATGTAGTGGTGTAGTTAACCTGGTCAACGTATAGTAGGGTTTTATTGAATCATTTGTAAATCAAATGCATATTCTTATTGTCTTTGATTAAAGAAAATTCCTTTCACATACTTAATGACATCACACATAAGTAGGCATGACAACCGCGCGGGTCGGGGGGGTTTTTATCTCTCCCAAATCCAAACTCGAATCCCCAAACAATCTTCATTCCCCGCCTCAAATCCAAACGAggatggagaatcaaaacccaaacCCGTCTTAAATGGGTTCGGGTTGGGTTCAGGTATCCCCACTCCGCTATCATTTatttagtgaaatcaatttttttaataaaaatatttattattttcaaaataaaattatattacaaataataaaataaaacaatgtaaaaaaattccataaatacatttcaaatattttaaataataaattaaaattaaaatatcaaaacattaaccacatatttaatattctaaataataaaaaatcaacAGTAATGTATATAATGAAATAAATGGGGTGGATTCGAGGGGGTGGGTTCTGAGTGGATACTAGTGTCTCATTATCCGACTGATCCCCTTATTTTATAATAGAGGaaaacccaaacccgaatccAAACCCAATCAAAACGGGTTTTCCCTATCAACTTCGGGACAAATTCGGATGGATCCCCACGGATACGAATTATGTTGCACGCCTACACATaaggtcaaataaggtcaaataACTTTGACCAATCAAGAGCAATAATTATCGATACCAAAATTGAAAACGACACTACCAACTCACAATTCAAAACTCCATCTTCAGCAAAGTACATCAATACAACACCATACCTTTTAGACAGAGGTACATCAATATGTTTTAATCTATTTTGCGATATAATTATTCTTACGTGTATACTTATGTATTTATTACTAGAAATCCTATTTTTTTATAAAAGCATAATGAAATATCCATTTATTGATTTGCATCACATGATTTAAGTCACACTCTTGAACCGATCACACAGAGAAACGAAAAcagaaagcaaatattacaagCATCACACTAATTAATTATAAGATGATCAGATAAGCCAACTCCATCCATAAACCATGCCATCTTATTTGTTACTTTCTTTTTAATCTTTTCGAGCGGCCCTTGCCTTGGAAAGATGCGCATCAACATCTCTAGTGCATTGGCTAATGTAGTCCATCCATCCATTTGGAGGATGAATATCCTCGTTGATTTTCTCAAATTCAACGGTCCATTTAGCAACAGCAGTGCCATCTTCAGCCTTATCAATTACTTGAAGGGTGAGCTTAAAGGACTTATAGTGCTTATCAATATCTCCACCAAATAGCTTCCAAGTGTTTTTTTTGTTCTGTTCATCAACTTCTTCAAGAGTATCGTAGCATGTGTGTACCTCACCATCTGTTTTCACGTCACGGGAAATTAATACCAACAAAAACAACTAAATTTTACATAAACCGTACATAAATTACCTATGACATAAGTCCAGTGTTTAACTGTAGCAGTGTCATGCCAGTCTTCACCTTCATGCAGTTTGGTATGATGAACTCTTTCACAAATGACTTGCGCTTCGTGAAGTTCTGCCGCGAATAGTTTATAGAACTTTTCAGCGGGTGTTTTGATACCAAGTTCAGTAATAAGCTTACCAGAGAGCACCATTTTTTAGGAATAAAATAATTGATGAGAGAAAAGTGTATGCAACCCCATGCCTTAAATAGAAGAAATTGAATTGCATTATTGATTGAATAAAAAAGGAAGCTCAGGGCTTAGGGCCCCCTTCTATGGAAAGAAAAAGCAACGGATTAAAATATGCTATCCACGATAGAGGCGTGTTCTCAAAGTCGTGCCATCTAATATAACGTGTCATATCTtaaatggttttgttttatattttatttacacatttaagtagtcatttcaagtttcaaatttcatttttttttaattacCTATTATTAAATAGTTATGGTGATCAAATATGTTTATGAGATAtgatgattttgattttttaatGACAAATAGGAATGAGAAGAGGTCATATAAACCTACATAGGGTTATAGTCTAACTTATTTTTTAAAATCGGCTAGCCATAcctatttaataaaaaaatcaaatttatattttttaaaaatctaTTTAATTAAGTAGAACAGATTTAAACTATTAAAAAACTTTTTAtaaatcaatatatatatatatatatatatatatatataatatatatatatatatatatatatatatatatatatatatatatatataatatatatatatatatatatatatatatatatatatatatatatatatattgatagTCAAAATTAGTTATTTACTTTATTCACGTCATCAATAAATCCCTAGTCTTATGGATTTCCCTATTATCTAGGATTAGTTGCTTTTGAATTTCCTTATAACTTGCCATAAAAATTGGTCTTTCTGTTTTACTTCAGTACGTGTAAAAGGCTATAAAATGCCTTAGATTCATTTCAATAAATACACAATTAAGTTTCCTTCCAATTTTAAGTGTTATTTCACTTTTGTCTCTAcatttggtatcagagctccgCAAGGGGCCTGATTGGGagtgaaaagtgtgtgagtcTACAAACAAAATGTCAGAAAAGTTCGTGCAACCAGCTATTCCAAAATTTGACGGTCATTATGATCATTGGTCAATGATGATGGAAAATTTTCTGAGAAGCAAAGAGATGTGGAGTCTTGTAGACGAAGGAATACCGGCGCCGGCGATTGGAACCTCAACAACGAGTGAAGCACAGAGAAAAGGCGTGGAGGAAACCAAGCTCAAGGATTTGAAGGTTAAGAATTTTTTATTCCAGGCTATTGATAGAGAAATTCCGGAAACTATTCTTGACAAAGGGACATCAAAGGCAATCTGGGTATCGATGCGGCAAAAGTACCAAGGTTCCACAAAGGTAAAGAGGGCACAACTTCAGGCTCTGAGAAGAGAGTTTGAATTGCTTGCTATGAAAGAAGGAGAGAAGGTGGACAGCTTTCTAGGAAGAACCCTCAGTGTGGTGAACAAGATGAAATCAAATGGTGAAGACATGGGGCAAAGCACGGTGGTCAGTAAGATACTTAGATCATTGACTTCTAAATTCAATTATGTCGTATGTTCGATAGAGGAGTCAAATGATTTGAGCATCTTAACCATTGATGAACTCCATGGAAGTCTTCTTGTTCATGAACAAAGGATGCAGGAACATCAAGTGGAGGAACAGGTGTTGAAAGTTGCTCATGATGACAGATTTGGAAGAGGAAGAGGAGGAAGAGCCTTTTTTAGAGGTGGAAGAGGAAGAGGACGTGAAAGATGGGCCCTAAACAAATCAATTATTGAATGCTTCAAGTGTCATAAGCTTGGTCATTTTCAATATGAATGTCCAGAATGGGAGAAAAGGGCAAACTATGCAGAGATGGAAGAAGAAGAGGATCTCTTGCTGATGTCACACATGGATCTGCACCAAACAAGGCAAGAGGAGGTATGGTTCTTGGATTCAGGATGTAGCAACCACATGACAGGAAACAAAGGTTGGTTCTCTAATTTAGAAGAAGGTATTTCTCAAACTGTGAAATTGGGGAATGACATGACAATGGATGTGGTAGCAAAAGGAAATGTAAGAATGCAAGTTAATGGTGTCACTCAAGTAATCTCAGATGTCTACTTTGTTCCTGAGCTTAAGAATAATCTGCTTAGCTTAGGACAGCTTCAACAAAAAGGGCTGGCAATATTGATTCAAAATGGAATATGTAAAGTATTTCACTCTAGGAAGGGTTTAATCATGCAAAGTAATATGAGTAGAAATAGAATGTTTCATGTGGCAGCCACTGCAGCACCAAAGGAGACCATGTGTCTACAAACAGGGCTAGAGACAGAAAAAGAAGTTCACCTGTGGCACTGCAGGTTTGGGCACCTTAATCACAAGGGTCTCAATACATTATCACAAAAACACTTGGTAGATGGCTTACCAAATCTGAAGATCCCAAAGAAGACCTGCATCACCTGCTTAATTGGAAAACAACACAGAAGATCAATTCCAAAGAAAAGCATGTGGAGAGCCTCAAGGAAACTACAACTCGTACATGCCGACATATGCGGTCCTCTCAAGCCTTCTTCAAACAGCAACAAGAGGTATATTTTAAGCTTTATAGATGATTTCTCACGTAAAACTTGGGTTTATCTCTTACATGAGAAATCCGAAGCATTCCAAAACTTCAAGAACTACAAAATTAGTGTTGAAAAAGAAGTTGGTGAACACATTGCTTGTTTGAGAACAGATAGAGGTGGTGAATTCACCTCACATGAATTTGACGAATTCTGCAAAACTCAAGGCATTAGAAGGCAATTAACAGCGGCTTATACTCCTCAGCAAAACGGAGTCGTTGAGAGAAAAAATAGGACGATCATGAGTGGTGTGAGGGCTGTATTGAACGAAAGGCAAGTTCCGAAGGTATTTTGGCCAGAAGCTGTGAGATGGTGTGTGCACGTACAAAATCGAAGTCCAACTTCAGCAATAGAAAATACAACTCCCGAAGAAGCATGGAGCAATGTGAGGCCTACGGTGGCATATTTTCGAGTCTTCGGGTGTGTGGCTCATGTTCATATACCAGATCAAAGAAGAACCAAGCTTGAGGATAAGAGTAAGATGTGTGTTTTCTTAGGAATCAGTGATGGATCAAAAGCTTACAAATTATTTGATCCTGTTTCCAAGAAAATCATTGTAAGCAAAGATGTGGTGTTTGAAGAAGAGAAAAGCTGGGATTGGGGCAGAACCGATGAAGAAAGGAAAGCTGATGTGTTAGTATGTGAAGATGAAGATGGCAAtcttgaagaagaagaagttgaGCAAGAAGAAGAAGTTGAACAAGAAGAAAATGAAGATGGTGGTGGCAACTCAAGTGAAATCATATCACCTTCAAGTGAGGACAGCAACACTGCTCCAGAAAATCTAGTTCAAGGGAGGGACATAAGAGCTAGAAGAAAACCAATATGGATGACAGACTATGTGACATGGGCTGATTTggctgaagaagaagaaaatCTCATGATGCTGATCGCCGAAAGCAAAAATGATCCATGCTCATTCGAAGAAGCACATCGATGCATAAAGTGGCAAGAGGCAATGAAAGCTGAGATGGAGGCTATAGAGAAGAACAACACATGGGAGCTAACCGATCTACCGACGGGAATCAAGCCAATTGGAGTCAAGTGGGTTTTCAAAACCAAACTCAACGAAAGTGGAGAAGTAGAAAAGcacaaagcaagattggtggCAAAAGGATATGCACAACGATATGGAATCGATTACATGGAAGTTTTTGCACCAGTAGCCAGACTTGATACAGTACGTCTAATTCTTGCACTTGCAGCTCAATATGAATGGGAAATATTTCAACTtgatgtgaagagtgcattccTTCATGGAAAACTTGAAGAAGAGGTTTTCGTTGAACAGCCAGAAGGGTTTATCAAAAAGGGGAAAGAAGACCAGGTTTACAGATTGAAGAAGGCGTTGTATGGCCTTAAACAGGCGCCATGGGCTTGGTATAGCAAAATAGAAGCTTTTTTTATACGTGAAGGGTTTGAAAAATGTTCCAGCGAGCACACCTTATTTACCAAGAAAGAAGGAGGAATGATGAGATATTTTCTGGGAATTGAAGTGATACAGAATGAAGCTGGAATATTTATCTGCCAGAGAAGATATGCTCGAGAAATTCTTGAAAGATTCGGCATGGGGAGCAGCAATTCCGTGAAGAATCCCATCATTCCGGGAACACGATTATCAAAAGATGAGGCTGGAGATGGAATAGATACTACCATGTTTAAACAAGCAGTTGGAAGCCTCATGTACCTCACAGCCACTCGACCAGATCTAATGTATGGAGTAAGCTTGATTAGTAGGTTCATGGCAAATCCAAAGTCATCTCATTGGTTTGCAGCAAAAAGGATTTTAAGGTATGTAAAACGAACCACTGAATTTGGCATACTCTACAAAAGAGGCAGAAGAAATGCAGGTCTCACATCCTATACAGATAGCAACTATGCTGGAGATTTGGATGACCGGAAGAGCACATCAGGTTTTGCTTTCATTATGGGGTCTGGAGCAATTTCATGGGCTTCGAAAAAGCAGCCTGTAGTGAGCCTATCAACTAcagaagctgaatacattgctGCTGCACTTTGTGCTTGTCAATGTATTTGGCTTAGGAGATTATTGGAGCAACTTGGAGCTGAAGAAAGAGGAAGCACGGAAATTTATTGTGACAACAGCTCTACAATTCAGCTGTCCAAAAATTCTGTCTTTCATGGACAAAGCAAGCATATTGGAGTAAGATTTCATTTTCTCCGAGACTTGGTAAATGATGGAGTTGTGAAGTTGAGTTTTTGTAGCTCTGAAGAACAGATTGCCGACA includes:
- the LOC127075562 gene encoding MLP-like protein 43; protein product: MVLSGKLITELGIKTPAEKFYKLFAAELHEAQVICERVHHTKLHEGEDWHDTATVKHWTYVIDGEVHTCYDTLEEVDEQNKKNTWKLFGGDIDKHYKSFKLTLQVIDKAEDGTAVAKWTVEFEKINEDIHPPNGWMDYISQCTRDVDAHLSKARAARKD